The proteins below come from a single Rhodothermia bacterium genomic window:
- a CDS encoding aminopeptidase P N-terminal domain-containing protein: MKRLFVVVLTLAVYLPAFAQTPLPDYPARYDVGLSANFTKNRREAVLAKLPPDALAIFLNNPLRNRSNDTEFEYQPDRNTYYLTGSHEEGTFLLLSPAGIEVDGKTVKEILFVPPRNPQTETWNGRLFGADRAMKELGVALALDNTRFEEVLGKLLDSNKYKVFHMPFQDGLAGVEAPNPRWMPIITKSISYLKTQFTERKLSPNRDLLPQIMRELRGIKQPEEMQVLQKAIDISATAHLEAMQSAEPGMFEYQLEAILEYVYQMNGAAFPGYPSIVGSGENTTILHYNTNRRQIKNGDMILIDAAAEYMGYTADITRTFPANGKFSPEQKAIYELCLKAQNAAADAGKLGTPLNQLSIVAHNVIADGLMELGLLKERSKFRNFTLHGVAHHIGLDVHDWGGNKIEEGMVFTIEPGIYIKPSDEVDPKWWNIGVRIEDDYLATKDGLKLLSGIAPRSVADIEAAMRKKGLGNLSNGKLSEK, translated from the coding sequence ATGAAACGCCTATTCGTTGTTGTTCTAACCTTAGCGGTTTACCTACCTGCCTTCGCCCAAACCCCACTTCCGGATTATCCGGCGCGCTATGACGTTGGGCTATCCGCCAATTTTACGAAAAACCGTCGTGAAGCGGTATTGGCCAAATTACCACCAGATGCCTTGGCCATTTTCCTAAACAACCCCTTGCGCAACCGCTCTAACGATACCGAGTTTGAGTACCAACCCGACCGCAATACCTATTACCTTACAGGCTCGCACGAAGAAGGAACCTTTTTGTTGTTGTCTCCAGCAGGCATCGAAGTGGATGGTAAGACGGTAAAAGAAATCCTCTTTGTCCCCCCCAGAAATCCACAAACGGAAACATGGAATGGCCGTCTGTTCGGAGCAGACCGTGCAATGAAAGAATTGGGCGTTGCCCTCGCCTTAGACAATACCCGCTTTGAGGAAGTTTTAGGCAAACTCTTGGATTCCAATAAATACAAAGTGTTTCACATGCCCTTTCAAGATGGGTTAGCAGGTGTGGAAGCACCCAACCCCCGCTGGATGCCAATCATCACGAAGAGCATTTCTTACCTCAAAACTCAGTTTACAGAGCGTAAACTTTCTCCAAACCGTGATCTTTTGCCGCAAATCATGAGGGAATTGCGGGGCATTAAGCAACCAGAAGAAATGCAAGTCCTCCAAAAAGCCATAGACATCTCGGCAACGGCACACCTCGAAGCCATGCAAAGTGCAGAGCCGGGCATGTTTGAATACCAATTGGAGGCCATTTTGGAATATGTTTATCAAATGAACGGCGCCGCCTTCCCCGGTTATCCTTCGATTGTTGGGAGTGGGGAAAACACGACCATTTTACACTACAACACAAACCGTCGGCAAATTAAGAATGGGGATATGATCCTCATTGATGCCGCTGCCGAGTATATGGGCTATACCGCCGATATCACGAGAACTTTTCCAGCAAATGGGAAGTTTTCGCCTGAACAAAAGGCCATTTATGAGTTGTGCCTAAAAGCCCAAAATGCCGCTGCGGATGCCGGAAAATTGGGAACCCCACTCAATCAATTGTCCATTGTTGCTCATAATGTAATTGCTGATGGGCTAATGGAATTGGGACTCCTTAAAGAACGTAGCAAGTTCAGAAATTTCACTTTACACGGCGTGGCACACCACATTGGCTTAGATGTGCATGACTGGGGTGGCAACAAAATCGAAGAAGGAATGGTCTTTACCATCGAGCCGGGGATTTATATCAAACCGTCCGATGAGGTAGATCCCAAATGGTGGAATATTGGCGTCCGAATTGAAGACGATTACCTTGCTACAAAAGATGGTCTTAAATTGCTTTCCGGCATTGCACCACGTAGCGTGGCCGACATCGAAGCAGCG
- a CDS encoding UDP-N-acetylmuramate:L-alanyl-gamma-D-glutamyl-meso-diaminopimelate ligase translates to MRSLSDFPDAHLRIFQRPEVPPASQIQDVYLIGICGTGMGSLAGLFKEAGYEVKGADEAAWPPMSTRLREMGILFHEGYDTTHLQPPPSLVITGNACTPTHPEAAYARENGLVQQSFPEALAHFFLNEKRSLVVAGTHGKTTTTGILAHTFLHAGRDPGYLIGGVMTNTGTSYRVGKGAHFVVEGDEYDSAYFDKRPKFLHYRPTSAIVTSMEYDHADIYDSWDMYREAFQQFAGIVDPTGTLALCGDAAAVRDLASFSKARVQFYGLQDEGYHVTATDIRPVEGGQFFTPIVLGERLPEMFFPMSGKHNLSNALGVLTIALAEGLTHAEISAAFASFRGLKRRQEVRGIERNVVVVDDFAHHPTAVEATIAAIREHWPNRRVVAVFEPRSNSSRRKVFEEAYAKAFDRAHHVFISAPPLRHNDDPNNFMDVNYVTQQISRTGIPAEHYPSADQLLPNLVGVVKSGDVVLIMSNGGFGGIHNKLLDAIRLNREV, encoded by the coding sequence ATGAGATCCTTATCCGATTTTCCGGATGCCCATTTACGCATTTTTCAAAGACCTGAAGTTCCTCCAGCCTCCCAAATCCAAGACGTATATCTGATCGGCATTTGCGGAACCGGAATGGGTTCGCTTGCTGGTTTGTTCAAAGAAGCAGGGTATGAGGTAAAAGGCGCAGACGAAGCAGCTTGGCCGCCCATGAGTACCCGTTTGCGGGAAATGGGCATTCTATTCCACGAAGGATATGATACCACACACCTGCAACCACCGCCAAGCTTGGTAATTACGGGCAATGCTTGTACGCCTACACATCCAGAGGCAGCCTATGCCCGAGAAAATGGACTTGTTCAGCAGTCATTTCCTGAAGCATTGGCACATTTTTTCTTAAACGAGAAACGCTCTTTGGTGGTGGCCGGAACGCATGGCAAAACCACGACTACAGGCATCCTTGCGCACACATTTCTACACGCGGGCAGAGACCCCGGATACCTGATCGGTGGGGTGATGACCAATACCGGAACCAGTTACCGTGTGGGGAAAGGGGCACATTTTGTGGTGGAGGGCGATGAATACGACAGTGCCTACTTCGATAAACGCCCCAAATTCCTGCACTATCGTCCAACGTCCGCCATTGTAACATCTATGGAATACGACCATGCAGACATCTACGATTCTTGGGACATGTATCGGGAAGCCTTCCAACAATTTGCAGGTATTGTAGATCCCACCGGGACGCTTGCACTGTGTGGAGATGCCGCGGCTGTTCGGGATCTCGCTTCATTTAGCAAGGCTCGTGTACAATTTTATGGCTTGCAGGATGAAGGTTACCACGTCACCGCTACCGATATACGCCCCGTGGAAGGTGGGCAATTTTTCACCCCGATTGTCTTGGGTGAACGGCTTCCAGAAATGTTCTTTCCGATGTCGGGCAAGCATAACCTGAGCAATGCCTTAGGCGTGTTAACAATTGCACTTGCGGAAGGACTAACGCACGCTGAAATTTCCGCCGCCTTTGCCAGTTTTCGGGGGCTTAAACGCAGGCAAGAAGTTCGTGGCATCGAACGCAATGTGGTAGTGGTGGATGACTTTGCGCATCACCCCACCGCAGTAGAGGCCACCATTGCCGCCATTCGTGAACATTGGCCTAACCGGAGGGTTGTTGCGGTTTTTGAACCCCGCTCCAACTCCAGTCGTCGCAAGGTCTTTGAGGAAGCCTATGCAAAGGCTTTTGACCGCGCCCATCACGTTTTTATCAGTGCCCCGCCGCTACGCCACAATGATGATCCGAATAACTTTATGGATGTGAACTACGTTACGCAACAAATTTCTCGTACTGGCATTCCAGCCGAGCATTACCCAAGTGCAGATCAATTGCTCCCCAATTTGGTTGGTGTGGTAAAATCCGGTGATGTGGTTCTTATCATGTCCAATGGTGGTTTTGGCGGCATTCACAATAAACTTTTAGACGCCATACGGCTTAATCGAGAGGTATAA
- a CDS encoding TlpA family protein disulfide reductase encodes MHTKIRFVAFTLVTVISSYGFMGCTDPSVPQETKKSTGDASKLLMTSKDLKQWLEAQKGKIVFLNLWATWCPPCIRELPDLATFAEKNPNVAVLALSMDDPADKGAEVQAFLQKNKLNLTFRQLDSDAPDQDLAFLDPALSDVLPTTYVIRKDGSVMVGVQGGQSLLAFQALLAQASGS; translated from the coding sequence ATGCACACCAAGATTCGCTTTGTTGCTTTTACTTTGGTCACCGTAATTTCCTCCTATGGATTCATGGGATGCACCGACCCCTCCGTTCCACAAGAAACCAAAAAAAGCACTGGTGATGCTTCTAAGTTGCTGATGACCAGTAAAGACCTAAAGCAATGGCTCGAAGCCCAAAAAGGAAAGATTGTTTTTCTAAACCTTTGGGCCACATGGTGCCCACCTTGTATTCGAGAACTTCCGGATCTGGCAACATTTGCAGAAAAAAACCCAAATGTTGCGGTTCTTGCCCTTTCAATGGATGATCCCGCCGACAAAGGGGCCGAAGTTCAAGCGTTTCTCCAGAAAAATAAATTGAATCTAACCTTTCGCCAATTGGACAGTGATGCACCCGATCAAGATTTGGCTTTTTTAGACCCTGCCCTATCGGACGTACTCCCAACCACCTATGTAATTCGTAAAGATGGAAGTGTGATGGTGGGCGTACAAGGCGGACAAAGCCTGCTTGCTTTTCAGGCACTTTTGGCACAAGCCTCCGGCTCTTAA